In Betta splendens chromosome 1, fBetSpl5.4, whole genome shotgun sequence, the genomic stretch GTGTTTGATATGGAGCTAGGGCAAGGTAattaatttattacatttgcTAAAGCATCTGTTCTTTACATGAATACAGAAAATCTCATTATTATGCATCTTACTTGATAACACATTTCCAGGAAGTCCAGGTGCACCAGGAGGCCCAGGAGGTCCTGGGACACCTGCTCCCCCTCTCTCTAGTAACGCACAAAACCCACAGCAATCACACCcatattcttttttattttattttcataaagGTCGGGTGAGATTATAACACTAACCATTAATGAGGCCAAGGACATGCTCAGCCACCTCATGGGTATTTAATATGTAGCTGCCAATGCCTGGGGTGCCAGGAGGTCCTGGTGGGCCTGGAGGACCAGCAACATATCTTCTCACATCGTCTCCTGAAAAATACAGTAAAGATCACTTCTAGATCATTTTTATGTTGTCGAATCTTTTTGTTGCCAGTTATTAACAAAGGCATCATGTGTTCACATTACTTGTTGTTTACTGTCACCTGTGAGAGAATGACCACAAAGGCCAATAATTCAATCTGATCCTTTCTATCAACATGAATAATACAAACTCTGTGAGAGAAGCATTAGTGTTGTTTGTTATGCTAATACATGTGTGCGTTTAATGATCTGTAATATGTGACATTTGTGTTAACCCAAAAAAAGTGTACAGTAATACTTACTCTGAATGTAAGCGATGACTCGGTTGGCCACATCATCCACTACCCCATCATCTGCAGACCCTGGAGGGCCAGGAGGGCCAGGGGGTCCAGCCAAATAGTCCCTGACCCCATCACCTGTACAAAGCATTTTTAACTCAAGTAGAGCTCTGTGTTTCATCCATATGCAGTGTTATGAATGTCAGCAATGCAAATAAATACTGGTGCATAACCTACTCTGGAGATAATCTGCAATGTACTGTCCCACGTCAGTTGTTCCAGGTGGACCAGGGGGCCCTGGTGGGCCTGGGGGACCTGGACTGAACAAACCACCTGCCATGATAGTGTAAACatattttaaacacaaagaACTATACTATAGAGAACAACTCAGGGAACACTGTCTAAAGCATTTATTGTTATAAGGTCTTAAGATGATCTTACCATTAGAGGCTCCTGGGTCTCCTGGATCACCTGCATGGAACATGTAAATAGTATGATGCAACATcattaaatgaagacagagacaTTAAACAGTAAGGGACCATGGGTAACAATTTCCTGAGGCAAAACCTTGTTTAAACATAGAAGCAGGCCTGTGAAAGAACGAGAAGGtcatgaaaacagctgaaagAGTACCTCtgggtcctggtggtcctggtGGGCCCTCCGGTCCAATCTGTCCTGGGAAACCTGATGaggaaacaaaaaatatttagtttttgctGATGATatcagatggatggatggatggatggatggatggatggatggatggatggatggaaggaaggaaggaaggaaggaaggaaggaaggaaggaaggaaggaaggaaggaaggaacgaacgaacgaacgaacgaacgaacgagcgagcgagcaagcATAACAACAAAAGTTAAAAGCTCAGTTAAAATTATGGTCACCATTTAAGACTAATGAGCAATGTTTCAGCTATACATACCAACACCTGGTTCCCCTGGACTTCCTGGAAGACCGGGTTGACCTGGTTCACCTACAGTCATTATCAAATGAGTTCAGcgattatatatatgtattgtaATCTTCAAAAAATCTAGCACATGGTTGCAGGTTTTTTACCTGGGAATCCCTGGGGTCCACGATCACCTGAGCATATATAACAGAAATAACATGAGGGGAATATTCTGTAAACAAGAGATCTAAAATGCTTTTAAGGCAATTAGCTTTAAATGTATCTACAGAGATGTACCCTCTATACCTTGAGGGCCTGGAGGTCCAGGAGGTCCGGGTGGTCCGGCAAAGAAAGTTTCTaaagaaaaacatcagaaactgcatcaaacacagcatATAAAACGTGCCGGCcagtatttattattacttttttctCACTTACCTGATGTAGGCACAAAACTGCCAggctctcctttctctccaggCTCTCCTGGTAAACCAACACCTATGAGAGAAACACAtattagtttaatttaaatctaagtgtttaatgtttaaatgtaatgCAGTAAAGGCATATTTATTCATACCCTACATTACTGAAATGCTGCTCTATACCAATAATCCATTAGCAGACACTTACCTGGCTCTCCTGGGGGACCTCTGCGTCCTGGAGGTCCTTGTTTAGTCTCACCTTAACAACAGTACAGTTTTACATCATCATCTAATCAGTCAGCTGTATGGAAATTATTATACGTATTTCTCCCTGTTGTTTTTGAATGTCATTGACTTTTCAACATACCAGAAGGCCCCTGAGGACCAGGTGGTCCAGGAGGCCCTGGAGGTCCTGGAATTCTTAGTGCTGAAGTTATAACACAGTTAATGTATTGGAATTTACATGTATGACAAATATACATACtagaatatataaataataggtACTCACTATCAGTAGCAGTTTCTGGGCTTGTACCAGGCTCTCCAGGCTTGCCCGGCTCTCCCttgtctcctttctctcctttctcccctcTTTCACCCTTAGAACCTACGGAAAAAATTTAATCAGACCCACAGAGCTTTGTGGTGCCactatgttgtgtttgtttttatttaccagGTTGTCCTGGGACTCCAGCAGGACCAACAGGGCCAGACAAACCAGGAAGTCCAGAAGGACCTGGAGGCCCAGCTGGCCCTGGAGGTCCGGGTATGGCAACAGTATCAGAGCCAACTAAGAACCAGAtcagaaacacaacagcagttAAAATGTAGAAAGGTTTTGTTTACCATACTGTAGCTGAAAACTGATTCAGTTAATGGTGTACATGTGTAAAAACAAGAAGTGCTAAACTTACTTGGACCAATGACTTTACCAGGTGATCCTGGTTCACCTGAAGGACGTTAAATATGATGTGTTATGCTAAATACACATTAGCACTATAAATTTCAAACATGCTACATGTCCCTAGTTATACGCTAGTTGTTTGAACTGTCTTTCATATTCTTTAGTAGGAAatgtttattaattattgtttttgtatatATTAAAATCACTTTCATGGTTTTTGTGAAGCAACAAAACAAGGCTTTACCTTTACCACCAGGCTGGCCTGGATTTCCAGCAATACCTGTAGGAGTAGAATTGAAACCAAATATTAAAATCTGCTAAATCTAATCAGTTCCAGTTTTTACAAAAAGGCAGCAAAAtaacttttgttgttttggtcCGCATTTTTATACCTGGGGGTCCCTGAGGCCCAGGTGagcctggagaaaaaaaaacaatttcagcaaacacaaataaaaaaataaactacatATCCTTTCATAATGTAATAGGGTCATGGTACCTGGAAGGCCAACATCACCAGGAAGTCCAGGGGGTCCTCTCGCTCCAGGAAGTCCCACTGAACCAGTGTCACCTAAAATTTACACAAACCTTCTTTTATTAACGAATGTATTTTTATAGCATTCATTAACCAATTCAGAAATCACAGGGCACTATGAGAATAAACTGCAACATGATTATAGCCATTGCTAATTTCCTCTCACCTGCATTTCCTTTAGATCCCTTTGCTCCTGCAGGGCCTTGTGGTCCAAAAGGTCCTACTTCACCTTTAATCATGATAATATGATTGATGATGTGTCTGACAGAATGAAATGTCtggtaatatactgtatatctaatATAAATCTTGATCGTTGTGAACACTCATACCTAGAAGACAATCAATTCTGATCTGATGAATCACCTACCTAGCGTAGCGTGGCCTAAAGAGAGCTTACATTATTATGATAGTGACTGTGATTAAAAACCAACCTGCCAGTCCACGTGGTCCCCTCTCTCCTTGATCCCCTTTGGTTCCTTGAGGTCCTGGTGTTCCTCTTTCAcctgcattaaaaacaaacaaaagtattGATTCTAACACAATGACTTTAGAAAACTGTttactgaaatgaaaaaaatataaggCTTAGAGTTAACCTTTTGCTCCCGGAGCACCTGCTTCACCCTGGAAACCCTGTGAACCAGGAGCACCTGCAGACAGTAACAAACAAAACTGCTTTTGAGAACCAAATACAGTAGCAAAGAAACCAAACACAATGACATGCACTTGTGAATTTGTACCAGGATTTCCTGGGGCACCGTGCTCTCCCATGGCACCTAAATCAAATAGGCAGACATTAGACTTTGAACATGTGTTTAAACTTGAGTTCATAATTGTTACCATAGTCCACACCTTACCTTTAGACCCTGCAGGTCCAGTAATACCAGCAGGTCCAGGACGTCCTGGCTCACCTTGAGAGCCTGTAACAACCAAGTCTCATTACCAAATTCTGGATGGAAAACCTATGATTTAATTTGACTgacataaacatttatttttttacctttgTCTCCCTTTTCTCCAAAACCAGGCGCTCCAGGCTCTCCTCGAGGGCCCATCTGTCCATCCCGCCCTCTTTGACCCTGTGGTCCCTCAGGACCTAGTTCACCTAGTCACAAGGAAATACctagtttacttttttttttacttcagcaTCAAAGAACAATGGAAATGAATCATTTTTGGATATGCCTTTTACAAACGTCAAAGCTAAATAGAAAATTACCTGCTGTTCCTTTTGGTCCCCTTGGTCCATCCAATCCTGGATGACCCATTTGCCCGGGAGGACCTGGAACAGAAGGCATGGATAGTTAGTGTGTTCGCTGGGAAAGGACACATGGGCACATGTTCTTAGACCCACCAGGCAGACCAGGGAAGCCACTGTCACCTGCAAGACAACAACAGCTGTGAGTGGTTAGTTCCTGTTATCCTGTTAAAGTCATGTATCACACATTTCTGAGAGTAATGCAGTACTTTACCTTTTTGTCCCAGTGACCCAGGATCACCTGTAAAGAAGCAGCCAAGATGCAAAACAGAAttaaataatttatgatatTTACTTTACAAATGAGTTTGTGATTTACCGGGGATACCTTTAGGTCCTggctctcctctctccccttttAGTGAGTAAGAAAATGTttctaaaagcagaaaaaccTGGAATTAGTTCAATTCAAATGTTCACCCAGAACCATGTTGATTACACAGTAACGTCTGTACCTCTCACACTGTCTGAGCGGAGTTCAGCTCTGATCAGCTGCTGAATGGTTCTTTCCAAGGAGCCACCATCCTGAGGCACTCCGCTCCCTGTACCTCCTCCGGCTCCCGCAGGCCCCATGTTAATGGAGTTATCCGAGCGGGTAAGGGCAGAACGAGATGAACTCCTCTCAATGTATGTCGACTCCAGCGGATCAATTATGTTCATGCCTGGGGAGGCAGACAGGCGGCTGGACCTTGTTGAGGTGAATTCTAAATCATCCACACGTTTCTTCAGGTGCCTCACTTCTTCTCCTGTAGTGAGGTGGAAACATATCAATATCATGGACCCCTTTtaaagtcaatatgttgttaGTAATATGTGTTGGGATATGGATTTACCCAATGCAATGAGTCCAAAGAGGAGTCCAAGGAGCAGtagcagacagagcaggagacacagGAGCCActtccaccagctgcagcaggagcagaagctAAAACTGGATTTATCTTTACGGATCTCTGGTGAAAGTGAGGGTTTAAACATAACAAGAAAAACTTATGGAGTACTTGATTAACATAATCCAGCAGGAATAagcatttataataatataataacataaataaagagCATAGCTGACCTGCGTATGTGGCTTTATCCTTGGTCGAAGCTTTTAGGGATGAATCTTTTAAAATTAGACCAAATGAATTATGTAGATGAGTCCAAAATAATGAATGTGAAAAGAAATAACGTGTTTACATTTAGTATCGGTTCCTTCCTCCACTGTGCTGGATGACagcttctgtttctctcttttgAGTGAGTCCTCAGAGTAAGTAGCTGCACAATAGAACAAAATGATTCAATAATGAGACATTAAGAAAGCAGTTTGAAGCAATGGGTCTTACACTTCAAGTTACCAGAGACagtagcaggagcagcagacatGAACTGCTTCCCTGTGTCTTTAGCCATGATtagtctctctgtctccttcttcaGAGGAACATTCTCCTTCTCTATCAGCACATACTTGAAGTCTTTGCCAGAGGCCTCATCATTGATGGGACTGCCTGGTCTCACTgtgattaaatgtaaatattacattaaatataacaaaatatatCATAATGagaaatatatattatattatattatattatattatattatattatattatattatattatattatattatattatattatattatattatattatattatattatattatattatattatattatattattatgatggtaattttgtttctgtggaGTGTATATGATGCATGAGAGTTATTCACATATAGGATACGTATATTTCCAATATGGATGAAACTCTCAGACTGTATCACCTGTGCTGGTGCTTATTGCAGTGCCAGACACATTTTTGTGGATACCATATCctgtgaagaaacacaaacacaagctagCCGTTAGCTGTAATTTTCTTCAGCATcaacaattaatattaatgctatGTGGAAACACGGGAAGTGTTTTTTACCCATTTGCGTGTTGGCTCCCAGAGCAGACAGGACACcggagctggtggtggacagGTTGTTCTGAACGCCGTACATTGGAACTGGAACAGAGAGAACACTTTGTGTGTCAGTGCCAACCTGAGGACCTGAGATCCCTGTGGGCTGTAACATGACAGCGGCAGACTTACTTGTGCTGCCTGCAGACAGGCCACCGTTGGCAGAGGGAGATCTGAGCGCCTGGTTGTTCTGAACTCCTGGACATTTGAATGTCAGAAGTGAGCAATTAATGAAGCTACTATGACGAAGGTCCTTACTGCTAGTGCACAgatgactgacctgactggtACAGAGCGGAGGGAGCTGAcaggttgttgtggttgctacTATAACCGTAACTGCTGCTCACGCCTGCAGTCCACATGCTGCCGTTGTATTCTAAAAGGGAGAACAGAGCAATGATAAGATGTGACCAAATAGAAACAGCTTCACCTACGAAAGCATCGCATGGAGCCTGATCCACTCAACCTGTGCTGGAGCTGTCGGACATGGTTCTGGCCTCCACACTGGGCTTCTTGGGGATGGGCAGCGTGTTGTTCGGGGACTGAGGagggctggtgctggtggagtgGTTCCCCCTCAGCAGACGCTTCACATCGTCCAGCTCTGTCCCTGCATGGCAGAGGTCACCACGGCATCACACCCACGGCCGCTTCTcccctgtgtatgtgtgtgtatgtgtgtgtactcacaGCATGCTGTAGGAGAAGCACTTTGCAGCCTGGTTCTGATCTCACTCTCTGTAAAACACACCGTTGTTAGTAACACCTCACTCTGTTTTACATttggaattatgtgaaattgATATTCTTTATGCCTCTGCTCTGACTCCTCCCTCTGGTGGCAGGACTTGACGTTGCACTTGAGATGCCTGCAAGAAATTGAACCCAGAATCCCTGTGATTTTGCAGACATTTGCCCTTTACACACAATCTGACATGGAGTTTCCTTTACCGTACTCCTTCCTGTTGTAATCTGGAGAAGAATTAGTGCTTGAATTCTCTGAAATATGgtgacacaaaacacatcacGTTAGacttcataaaataaaaaaaaaacaagagctgTGCTGTACGTGAATGACAGACCCTCAAAGACTTCTGTGTGAGTAGTCGCCATGGAGCTCAGGCTTTTGCGCTCCTTTAGAGCAGGTGAGTAAGTGACTGTGGAGGACGATCCTGCTGAACTATAACTGGTCTTGGTCAATGCGGAAATGGTGACAgaaccttttcctttttctctgcCAGCGCTCATGAGACTAGAAGATGTGGCAggccctgctccagctgccccggAGCCCACGGCGGTGGCTGAACCCTGTGCAATGGAGGCCACGGCGGACGAAGCTCCTACAGCAGTGATGCTGGCGCCTGCTTTGGCTTTGCCTGCTCCTGAGCCGCCGGAGCTTGTGGCATGGGAGCTGCTGGACGTGATCAGAACCGAGCTGCTCTTGCCACCAGAACTAGCTGACGCGACTCTTCCACCCGTGCTCACAGAAAACTCAGCTGgagaacaaaagagaaaaggaaatgaagagAGAACTCACCACTTCAGGGTGACTACAGAAAATTACAGTATGACAAGATGATCTATGGCATTTTTCTTTAAAATGccatctttgtgtttttcatctccTCTCTCAAAGCAAGATCTTATCAACGCTGTCATGCTCTGGAAGGCATTGCCCGCTGGGCCCAGTGATGGCTCATATCTAATTGCCTAAAGTTCACCTACAAGACGGCACTGGCAGCGTTAATATTTGAGCtaaacatgaacatgcaacttAACTTTTTTAGTAGGATTCACATTCCTAAGTTAGGCCTCTGCTTGTCTGGTACTGGGGCTAAACTTGCTCTATTTCTCTAGAATGTATCTCCTATGTGAGAGTGATTAAAAACACCCACATGCTGCATGATGtcaggtgctgctgctcagacatgcAATAATCTTTGGGTCTGGTTTTTGCTTTATAGGTAAAAGCGCCCAGGTGCCACCTGTGGTAACTTATAACAACATTGTGTGAGTACAAGTCTATGTGCACATTCATTTAGTAATCTGGTTTCCTTAAGATGTCTTTTTGTAGAAGAGCAAACACAATCAGAACAcaatctaaaacaaaaaaacagatggTTATTTTATTACATGCATATTTGTAGAATGTTTAAAAGCTTGGGCAACTTTCAACTTGTAAAACACTCTAATAAATCATTGGACTTGTAAAAATGAAGCAATCAGGAGAGCCTATAAAAAATACAGACATGCCCTAAGTTTAGGATTTTCATTGTTGAAAATGTTATtaaaagacatacagtaaagatTCAGTTACTCCTTTTTTAAGGTTCAGTAAACAGCTAAGATCTAGAATTCAACAGGTTAAACACATCTGCTGAGCAGAGAGCCAAAGTAATCGATATGTCAAAACCCTTCTACATGAAGAGTCAAACCCACAACCTTTTAGAAAAGTCCAAATCTAAGGTTTGCAAAACGACTTCTAGTTGCTGTAGGCCTGCGCTATTCTGAAGTGAAGTGGGAGTTAATCAGAAGCTGcattattttcaaaataaaatacaaaaatggtAACTAAATTCACAGGAAATCTTACAGATGTCactatattaatattaatatcaaGTTGTGGCAGAAATGTTTGTCCAGCTCTTACAGAGGAATGATCCACAGTCATACTTTGAATTAGCACTTCACAACAGTAATCAAATGTACCTGTAAACATGTTATCTGGAAGAAAGCCTAAATTTTGATGATTGATGCTATTTCGCAAATCAACATTAAGGAGAggtattttttctttttgtataaGATGTTCACAATCTACTCTCTCAGTTTCACCAACTTTTGTTTTACATATATAGtaattttaaataatgaataaaggatTGCAGAGGGCTTTGACTGTTTGCATTTTTTACCTTTGctacttcctcctcctggagcACCTGTCTTGACAGTAGCTAGATTATCCATCCAATGTCAGCTGTGTAAAAAAGGCCAGATATAacttttaaaaatacaatttaaataaTACAATAGTGAGAAAACATAAAGTTTTGAATCAGTAGATTTCCATTAGACTGACCTGAGGTCAGTGACCTGAGGAACAGGTCTCTTTTTGGGGGGTTGTATTTCACTTCTTTGTGTTCTGTACAAAAGCTACTTTAGATTCTGACCTGCCATTGATTTAAAGGGTTGATCCGAAGCTCTTTGCTCATTTTATTCAGAGCCTAAATAAATTACTGCTGAAAAAACACTGGGGTGTCATTCATAGCTGGAGGCAGTGAATCTTTGCCCAGCAGTCGCACAGGTGAACTAATAATACACTTTACTCACAAAAGCCGTGGCAGGTTTCATGGACTGACCTAGGGAGCACAAACTGATGATGTGAAAATGTGCATTGATGTCAAAATCTGGGAGTAAAACATGCTAATACATACATCCTTCAACCACTGAACTACACTTTACAGTCCactgtgtttatacagtatattatgtgtatgtttactttttgtgtttatatctaatgactttttaaaaaaactgaCATTTTGTGCTCTGATTGATGTGGTTAATTTAGAACATGTGACAGAGTTTTAATGTTAAAGAAGAAGACACAGACTGACCACCCATCAATCTCTCATTGTATTGTACATCAACCAGCTCTCGAATGCCAATTGCTCCAATTACAGATACAGTCTTGTTAAAAGTTTACAATACTCATATACAACCAATAATAAGATAAGACACAGGACTTTGTTgctttgaaaaaaaatcatttacataaaaatgtacagtagtttaTTCTGCCTTAATGTTTAAGAAGTTATTAttcttttcagctgtttttcagATGGTGAGGAAACAACATTTCATGAGGGTGGGGAAAGAATCTGCCGTCTTCTATTCATCATAAGTACAATTAAGGAAGAAATACATCTTAAAgcttttaaaactaaaatagTTAGTGTTCTTTTACGCATTTCCTAAccacatatgtgcattgttgttTAACTATCCACACACCACAGAAATAAATTTAAAGCATCACTTCTCATCTTCAAGCACACGTGAACATAACCAAGTCCACAGGCATTATTATAGTTATTACTGATAATTATTCCTGCTATTATGCTGTTGCTCTGATTTATTGTATCTCACTCTAGGTAGCTAATGCTACATAACCAGGAACCCTTAGATTCCATCTCATCTTTCTTTTAAACGTAAAAGTCCAACGAgataaaataaactttattcattttcttaCCTCTTTGATTGTTTGTGCAAACCGAATCTTGTCCTACTCGTGCATCCAGTTGACAAACGTCAGTCTATCATGTTGGGTGCATCGCAGTGCATAAAAGGAACACACTCAGCTCGGTCTATGCACCTGGCGAGCTTATGTATTGGCTTTTGTCTGAGTCATAGCCTCATTTGACAAGTTTCAACAAAGTGGAAGGGGCCGTTGCTTCAGACTGCATGGGAAAAATAGCCTGGAGCTGAGTAAATGGTCGAGTTAAACACTGCTATTAAGATAGTGAAAGTGATAAAAAATGTGTTACTCCTCTGTTTTACTAATTACTTTTGCTTGTTGCAGATGCAGACTTAGTACTTAAGACATAAGATGCAGATACTGTAACCTGTGGGTCTCTAAtagtgtaaataataaatatttaaatgtgactTTGAATAGAAAAACAGAATCCATGCTGGGCCTGTGTCACGTTTGTTATCGTGATGATTTATTTCGAACAAAAGCAGGTTAAATTAAACCAATTTCAGTTACGATGGAGATTAAGtctctgaacacagacaggcCCAGAGCAGACTAACATCCAGGATAGATTTATTGATCTATAGTGTCTCTTAGTTTAACTGctggttttattaaaaatgaatgttttctgCAAATATATTGTCCATCATTACacactcctgctgcttctgcgcACAGATATCTGCCCTCCTGGCCCTCTCACATCCACTACAGctacttaaaggaaaacttcacagattttcaatgggggtcgACCAAAACGACCTTGGGTATTATTTAAGAATGAGGGGACGCTCAGATTGCTCCCTAATTTCTATgtagagaagttatcatttattccttcCGTAAGACGCCTCGGCAGATagtttgccgtgggctcaaaaactacaactagtccTACATGGTTTTCTCTATACTTACCAACTGCGAGAGGgtggagccaggctgagagggggcggagccagcctgctggggCGCAACTGCCCGGTCcactgtttttccttgcatacgcttacagcactaatattcaatggcggAAGGACAGCagttcttcagcacagtctgatatttctGTTTAGTTGTATGAGTACAGCGCCAACAAGTTCTGCCAtttggaggaggacaaggcTGCCCGTAACGAAGCGGCACCCGCAGCAGAGAGCACAGAGCTGGTGTTAAAGATGAACACGTTTCTAGATTAACTGGTGACCTCTTAgttacagcagctttaacacTTTTAATgttgagaggaagaggaggaaccagcagctgttgttatggcaaaaattgtctcttccttatttctatgtctcttccttatttctatgcagttattatacgagttatgacttatgttctgcaattaatatcttatgatttgtcttactgtatgcatttgacatttcacctagattgttcaatggttgtctctgcctgatagactctcaactctagctcccaaacccaaggtcggggagttgtgtctctgtctgttgagacttggtgctcctttctcacagatagttggacgtcagcgatgcaggtgtgagaaagtaaaaatcttcacacacactgcgacagggaggagatggtgcatgtaatttgattgggttggaaagacattccaccctagtcggacagagaagctaaaaggcagaagcaacttgaggatcgtgggctctttgcatcacaccttcgtggtgtgtgcactgatctccccagctggtttttggtttgttgatgtgcacgatcaacatccatgctttttatttgctttccccattatttttattttctttattatttcaataaatcgcacaaaaggacaactctctctcatctacttctttatggaaaatttccaccacagaaattggcgttgtcggcaggatcccgcggcaggtcgtctggacggtgtgaccagggacgatagtcctgaggactagggtcgctcagcctccaaacctctacagacattcagagctgggaggactgctcacccgtctggatcgcctctgacgagatccacgaactcagattcaaactcaaatcctaatttggctcggctcggtgagagagattccttttaatttgggaaaaaacataaaagaaaacataactaggactagagataataatatttctaaaacgactatgtggctgaaaaacatctaaaatataataattaggaccaaacaattttttttaattaaaaaatttaatattcgggtaaaatgaattaggtcaaagtctgccctggtggtcgagacggtggttgctaagggttggctcgtgggaccgagcttgttttgtctgtactgaggatacagaccagtgtgcagatctgagcgcagtccaaagggtgtggacaaggaaataaaagacggcttctgaaatacggagcgcgtttgcaggggggagtggttttgagatacgagggacccgggtcttagaggggcctgacggtgagggaccacttccgagaaccctgtcgctgatctgagcggttccttttctacggagacgtccgtggaagagaaatttcgaaaaaaggttccggccggaacacataaaaatctaaggcaggaaaccgccgggactctgaaagatgggttcggggcgatctaagtctccaccaccagactgcagcattacaaaattaaaagtaattataaaagtaaaaagtaaatatggttattagtgcgtttcatgtttccatgagtgggaaactggttatgggttcaaaaggagaatcgctttgtgtaaggacatatgcaccttaaaagaaaaattagagacaaaagaaaatacttgaaaaagcaaaactatcaaaactaaagccctaa encodes the following:
- the LOC114854327 gene encoding collagen alpha-1(XVII) chain-like isoform X2, which translates into the protein MDNLATVKTGAPGGGSSKAEFSVSTGGRVASASSGGKSSSVLITSSSSHATSSGGSGAGKAKAGASITAVGASSAVASIAQGSATAVGSGAAGAGPATSSSLMSAGREKGKGSVTISALTKTSYSSAGSSSTVTYSPALKERKSLSSMATTHTEVFEENSSTNSSPDYNRKEYGISSATSSPATRGRSQSRESEIRTRLQSASPTACWTELDDVKRLLRGNHSTSTSPPQSPNNTLPIPKKPSVEARTMSDSSSTEYNGSMWTAGVSSSYGYSSNHNNLSAPSALYQSGVQNNQALRSPSANGGLSAGSTIPMYGVQNNLSTTSSGVLSALGANTQMGYGIHKNVSGTAISTSTVRPGSPINDEASGKDFKYVLIEKENVPLKKETERLIMAKDTGKQFMSAAPATVSATYSEDSLKREKQKLSSSTVEEGTDTKYSSLKASTKDKATYAEIRKDKSSFSFCSCCSWWKWLLCLLLCLLLLLGLLFGLIALGEEVRHLKKRVDDLEFTSTRSSRLSASPGMNIIDPLESTYIERSSSRSALTRSDNSINMGPAGAGGGTGSGVPQDGGSLERTIQQLIRAELRSDSVRETFSYSLKGERGEPGPKGDPGSLGQKGDSGFPGLPGPPGQMGHPGLDGPRGPKGTAGELGPEGPQGQRGRDGQMGPRGEPGAPGFGEKGDKGSQGEPGRPGPAGITGPAGSKGAMGEHGAPGNPGAPGSQGFQGEAGAPGAKGERGTPGPQGTKGDQGERGPRGLAGEVGPFGPQGPAGAKGSKGNAGDTGSVGLPGARGPPGLPGDVGLPGSPGPQGPPGIAGNPGQPGGKGEPGSPGKVIGPIGSDTVAIPGPPGPAGPPGPSGLPGLSGPVGPAGVPGQPGSKGERGEKGEKGDKGEPGKPGEPGTSPETATDTLRIPGPPGPPGPPGPQGPSGETKQGPPGRRGPPGEPGVGLPGEPGEKGEPGSFVPTSETFFAGPPGPPGPPGPQGDRGPQGFPGEPGQPGLPGSPGEPGVGFPGQIGPEGPPGPPGPRGDPGDPGASNGGLFSPGPPGPPGPPGPPGTTDVGQYIADYLQSDGVRDYLAGPPGPPGPPGSADDGVVDDVANRVIAYIQRDDVRRYVAGPPGPPGPPGTPGIGSYILNTHEVAEHVLGLINERGGAGVPGPPGPPGAPGLPGNVLSTPYQTLVGPQGPPGLPGLPGPPGPPGPPGFANYISADIRDYLQSATFRGPPGPPGPPGPEGPPGPIRGMISYAEHANREPLKAELQEYVRTHGVLHDMVKDYNNTVLRGRPGRPGPPGRPGRDRWLGSHGNATDLLEYIKSRGIGVPPGLSGLQGAKGEQGERGIQGPERQKRRKPSDN